From one Aphelocoma coerulescens isolate FSJ_1873_10779 unplaced genomic scaffold, UR_Acoe_1.0 HiC_scaffold_681, whole genome shotgun sequence genomic stretch:
- the LOC138102298 gene encoding ETS domain-containing transcription factor ERF-like: PSRVPAVPAGFAFPEWAYKAESSPGSRQIQLWHFILELLRQEQYREVIAWQGDYGEFVIKDPDEVARLWGVRKCKPHMNYDKLSRALRYYYNKRILHKTKGKRFTYKFNFNKLVLVNYPFIDLGLAGPPLPQSAPPPALGGVPLPLPAPPRPLPPRGALPPSPAAFRRPPLAGGGGWGAAPPCWPLPPRPSRGVWGPSATAPTRPSPRSPPPPLPHPPLPPPHPPMSAGGGFRPLPPPHPPPRLTPEGLFRLYPRDPPPQPLPPVPPRRGGAAGAARGGAGEGRGGGLLPPPLSPALPLTPPQVGYAPSPTLSPLFGGSGGLGGGSGGGSGGGGGRVALLLLGRGPAEGAGGAGAERAQLPPEPAGLPPLPPPGAAAAPPAAPRDPPPRPTAPSPSSCSPPPPGRRQREKAAGGGGGGAAPPPPPPPPPSSSSSSSSSSSSSSSGGGPAEPPPHIKVEPVSEEETVEVTDVSGEEEEEEEEEEGEEEEEEEEEDEVFKAAPPPPPAAQGGGGAAGRGGEGGGGGRRRRPSPTPASR; encoded by the exons CCCAGCCGTGTCCCCGCCGTCCCCGCAGGGTTCGCGTTCCCCGAGTGGGCGTACAAGGCGGAGTCGAGCCCCGGCTCGCGGCAGATCCAGCTCTGGCACTtcatcctggagctgctgcggcAGGAGCAGTACCGCGAGGTCATCGCCTGGCAGGGCGACTACGGCGAGTTCGTCATCAAGGACCCCGACGAGGTGGCCCGGCTGTGGGGGGTGCGCAAGTGCAAGCCCCACATGAACTACGACAAGCTCAGCCGCGCCCTCAG GTATTACTACAACAAGCGGATCCTGCACAAGACCAAGGGCAAGCGCTTCACCTACAAGTTCAACTTCAACAAACTCGTGCTGGTCAATTATCCCTTCATCGACCTGGGGCTCGCAG gtCCCCCGCTGCCGCAGAGCGCCCCCCCCCCTGCCCTCGGGGGGGTCCCACTTCCGCttcccgcccctccccggcccctccccccacgAGGggctctccccccctcccccgccgcATTCCGACGACCTCCGCTcgccgggggggggggctggggggcggcCCCCCCCTGCTGGCCCCTCCCCCCTCGCCCTTCCCGCGGCGTTTGGGGTCCCTCAGCGACGGCTCCGACGCGGCCGAGCCCGAggagcccccccccgcccctcccccaccccccgctgccccctccccacccccccatgAGCGCCGGGGGGGGGTTccgccccctgccccccccgcaccccccgcCCCGCCTGACCCCCGAGGGGCTTTTCCGCCTCTACCCCCGCGAccccccccctcagccccttccccccgtcccccctcggcgggggggggcggcgggggcggcccgggggggggcgggggaggggcgggggggggggctgctgccccctcccctttcccccgcGCTGCCCCTCACCCCCCCGCAGGTGGGCTACGCGCCCTCCCCCACCCTGAGCCCGCTCTTCGGGGGctcggggggtttggggggcggctccggggggggctccgggggggggggggggagggtcgcacttctccttctcggccgaGGACCTGCAGAGGGCGCTGGCGGCGCAGGCGCGGAGCGTGCTCAGCTACCACCTGAGCCCGCGGGccttcctcccctgcccccccccggggctgctgctgccccccccgcggccccccgagacccccccccgcgccccacagccccttccCCTTCAAGctgcagcccccccccccccgggaggCGCCAGCGCGAGAaagcggcggggggcggggggggaggggcggctcctcctcctcctcctcctcctcctccatcatcctcctcatcctcgtcgtcctcctcatcctcgtcatcgtcggggggcggccccgcggagCCCCCCCCCCACATCAAGGTGGAGCCGGTGTCCGAGGAGGAGACGGTGGAGGTGACGGACGTGAgcggcgaggaggaggaggaggaggaggaggaggaaggggaggaggaggaggaggaggaggaggaagacgaggtgTTCAaagccgcccctccccccccccccgccgcgcAAGGAGGGGGGGGGGCCGCAGgtcgggggggggaggggggaggggggggtcgccgccgccgcccctcccccacccccgcgTCCCGCTGA